One genomic window of Coffea eugenioides isolate CCC68of chromosome 1, Ceug_1.0, whole genome shotgun sequence includes the following:
- the LOC113767994 gene encoding uncharacterized protein LOC113767994 isoform X1 translates to MSMAVEANMVAALLEKLKVDDPWVQPQPWESIPSESGRRQNPSTSRSQSSHGLYPISNLSESSLVRLVLTALQGLESALIAVDQLSALFCSVSADRTFHRISSLWSRSSSTRSLGNLLKSIGQFGCIVFLLHKFVAYFSHLNADGDSGLQTTPKEVNGENKAQSEFKGSVVNQAFAVAVKKILDGYISALNTVHTSVSLRRNLKNSNGGCLTSVGDTEVTVLEVYLHTKGLRTQIEALGNICQICDTAYSFSLSSFEDLSAKANLEFANFPIGGTLLTFLYTQLKVVDPAQIVLLKFLFLQAFEPYYHFIRSWIYGGRMSDPYKEFAMEYVDYLPGYGWANAGISIEFPLSTVRVRDGVTLPCFLEDFLIPLLRAGQQLQVVMKLLDLCYSLGTYNNAQEEILPFLDEFSNEYPFFASPLTFDKETMGRMALARSSYYQRMLEKVDNVLTRFGFRSQKESPYTIQFFFSKNHGRNPKHAEATLDDNLVPAVMEERDSNLDAGIFQNEASSTADELSCAEDLLESSESSSLNSFDEHNDSEQMPNDNMGFQPSYLSSVSFSFGLSAENSVWKPFKSEISCFSENFSKVGEKTQEACHGMDSYYEGSNMNRNSSTLQFAEQNLLLSAESKIINIEPDECLRAGCMADSLSYLNGGNNSGTWFDMTGSALEVRKSMLGECKASMLNCSNTTLPRIAITEMTKNRHQHGDGNCASSNSLCVQPWTSKYNTSLLSMNPTLMKGSFINNSDMLEERGLKYKDPLSYFDFTSVRDPCQVCQEKLASTSGRECGFGNSIPTETTADAAIITSDYYCKDCINKDKEERMKRSLVYLSSHSVMDRGKDALCADLTGGSDWETILACFGTNTNVTEKGYRTSSSAVFDMPLDYVIEKCLWEEILLQYKYVSRLTLKLLEEGFDLQEHLLALRRYHFMELADWADLFIMSLWHHKWHVMEVDKRILEIQGILELSVQRSSCEGDFNKDRLYVYIKGDCVMPLSASAKGIRSFDFLGLGYRVDWPVSIILTPDALKIYSNIFNFLIQVKLAVFSLSDAWCSLKDIVKLTRLSEPSDRLKPTLQHISALTETRYQVFHFITTLQQYVQSKLSHVSWRKFSDSLKHKVKDIIDLEAVHMEYLTESLHICFLSDELRSIAKIIQSILQCAVDFQSCLSRCTLEVGPSGKDPELPQIDIVQVLNIKKTFAKNINDLFLCYRKSPKHGEFGLSRFWDYLNYNDYYTEGRGRQLEHGALYV, encoded by the exons ATGTCAATGGCGGTGGAGGCGAATATGGTGGCGGCATTGTTGGAGAAGCTCAAGGTCGATGATCCATGGGTGCAACCACAACCATGGGAATCAATCCCTTCCGAGAGCGGCCGCCGCCAAAATCCTTCGACTTCTCGTTCTCAGTCCTCCCATGGCCTCTATCCCATTTCCAATCTCTCC GAGTCTAGTTTAGTGAGGTTGGTACTGACTGCTCTGCAGGGGTTAGAATCGGCTTTGATTGCTGTTGACCAACTCTCTGCACTGTTTTGTTCAGTTTCAGCAGATAGAACTTTCCATAGAATCTCAAGTTTGTGGAGTCGGTCTTCGAGCACTCGTTCTTTGGGAAATTTACTAAAATCCATTGGCCAATTTGGCTGCATTGTTTTCCTCCTCCACAAATTTGTTGCatatttttctcatttaaatgcTGATGGAGATTCAGGATTACAAACAACTCCGAAGGAGGTTAATGGAGAGAATAAAGCACAGTCGGAATTTAAAGGCAGTGTTGTCAATCAGGCATTTGCAGTTGCTGTGAAAAAGATCTTAGATGGCTATATCTCTGCCCTGAATACAGTACACACTTCAGTGAGTTTGAGGCGTAATTTGAAGAACTCTAATGGTGGCTGTCTAACAAGTGTTGGTGATACTGAAGTTACAGTATTGGAGGTTTATTTGCATACAAAAGGGCTAAGAACCCAGATAGAAGCCCTTGGAAATATTTGTCAGATATGTGATACAGCTTATAGTTTCTCGCTATCATCTTTTGAAGATTTAAGTGCTAAAGCAAACCTGGAATTTGCCAATTTTCCAATAGGTGGTACTTTGTTGACCTTTCTGTATACACAACTAAAG GTTGTTGATCCAGCTCAGATTGTTCTACTCAAGTTTCTTTTTCTCCAGGCATTTGAACCATACTATCATTTTATTAGGTCATGGATTTATGGAGGCAGAATGAGTGATCCATACAAAGAGTTTGCGATGGAATATGTTGATTATCTACCGGGTTATGGATGGGCTAATGCTGGAATTTCTATAGAATTCCCATTAAGCACTGTCAGG GTCCGGGATGGAGTTACTTTACCATGTTTTCTTGAAGATTTTTTGATTCCACTTCTCAGAGCTGGTCAGCAGCTTCAAGTCGTAATGAAGCTGCTTGACTTGTGTTACAGTCTTGGCACATATAACAATGCTCAAGAGGAGATTCTTCCTTTCTTGGATGAGTTTTCAAATGAATATCCATTTTTTGCTTCCCCATTGACATTTGACAAAGAAACCATGGGAAGAATGGCACTTGCAAGAAGCAGTTACTACCAAAGGATGCTTGAAAAAGTGGACAATGTTCTAACTAGATTTGGATTTAGATCTCAAAAG GAATCTCCCTACACTATTCAGTTCTTTTTTTCGAAAAACCATGGAAGAAATCCAAAGCATGCAGAGGCTACGCTGGATGATAACTTGGTTCCTGCTGTAATGGAAGAGCGAGATTCAAATCT GGATGCCGGCATTTTTCAAAATGAGGCTTCTAGCACTGCAGACGAGTTGTCGTGTGCGGAGGATCTGTTGGAATCATCTGAATCATCATCTCTTAACAGTTTTGACGAGCACAATGATTCTGAACAGATGCCTAATGATAATATGGGATTTCAACCAAGTTATTTATCTTCTGTGAGCTTCAGCTTTGGTTTATCTGCTGAGAATTCAGTATGGAAGCCTTTCAAAAGTGAAATTTCATGCTTCTCAGAGAATTTTTCCAAAGTAGGTGAAAAAACACAGGAAGCTTGTCATGGCATGGATTCCTATTATGAAGGATCCAATATGAACAGAAATTCTTCCACTCTTCAATTTGCAGAGCAGAACTTGTTACTGAGTGCTGAGTCCAAAATTATCAACATTGAACCTGATGAATGCCTGCGAGCTGGCTGCATGGCTGACAGTCTCTCCTATTTGAATGGAGGAAACAATAGTGGTACATGGTTTGATATGACTGGTTCAGCACTGGAAGTGAGAAAGAGCATGCTTGGAGAGTGCAAGGCAAGCATGTTAAATTGTAGCAACACTACACTCCCAAGAATTGCTATCACAGAAATGACCAAAAATAGGCACCAGCATGGAGATGGAAATTGTGCTTCATCAAATTCGTTATGTGTGCAGCCATGGACCTCTAAATACAATACGAGTTTGCTGAGTATGAACCCAACTTTGATGAAAGGCTCTTTCATTAATAACAGTGACATGCTTGAAGAGAGAGGGTTGAAGTATAAAGATCCTTTATCTTACTTTGATTTCACATCTGTGAGAGATCCTTGTCAAGTTTGTCAGGAAAAGTTGGCTTCCACTTCTGGACGTGAGTGCGGATTCGGAAATTCAATACCAACTGAGACTACAGCTGATGCTGCAATCATTACAAGTGATTACTATTGTAAAGACTGCATTAACAAGGACAAAGAGGAAAGGATGAAAAGATCCCTGGTTTATCTCTCATCACATTCAGTGATGGATAGGGGGAAAGATGCCTTATGTGCCGACCTTACTGGTGGAAGTGACTGGGAAACTATACTTGCTTGTTTTGGCACCAACACTAATGTTACTGAAAAAGGTTACAGGACAAGTTCATCGGCTGTCTTTGATATGCCGCTGGATTATGTTATTGAAAAATGCCTCTGGGAGGAGATTTTGCTTCA GTATAAGTATGTAAGCAGGCTAACACTCAAGTTGCTTGAAGAAGGATTTGATTTGCAAGAGCATCTGTTAGCACTGCGGCGATATCACTTTATGGAACTAGCAGACTGGGCAGATTTGTTTATCATGTCTCTGTGGCATCAT AAGTGGCATGTCATGGAAGTTGATAAAAGAATTCTAGAAATCCAGGGGATACTCGAGTTGTCAGTTCAGAGGTCTTCATGTGAAGGAGACTTTAACAAGGACCGTTTATATGTTTATATCAAAGGAGATTGTGTGATGCCACTTTCAGCTTCTGCCAAAG GAATACGGTCATTTGATTTTTTAGGTTTGGGGTACAGAGTGGATTGGCCTGTTAGTATCATTTTGACGCCAGATGCATTGAAGATTTATTCCAACATTTTCAATTTTCTGATACAAGTCAAGCTTGCTGTTTTCTCTTTAAGTGATGCATGGTGCTCATTAAAG GACATAGTAAAGTTGACTAGGCTGAGTGAACCTTCTGATCGGCTTAAGCCTACTCTTCAACATATTTCTGCTTTGACTGAAACCAG ATATCAAGTTTTTCATTTCATAACCACACTGCAGCAATATGTTCAATCAAAATTATCCCATGTATCTTGGCGCAAGTTTTCAGACTCTCTTAAGCACAAG GTCAAAGATATTATCGACCTTGAGGCAGTGCATATGGAATATCTCACTGAATCACTGCATAT ATGTTTCTTATCTGATGAATTACGGTCAATTGCTAAAATCATCCAAAGCATTCTACAATGTGCTGTTGACTTTCAATCTTGTCTGAGTCGGTGCACTTTGGAGGTTGGGCCCAGCGGAAAGGACCCAGAGCTTCCTCAAATTGACATTGTACAg GTGCTGAATATTAAGAAAACATTTGCAAAGAACATCAACGATTTGTTTTTGTGTTACCGCAAGTCACCAAAACATGGAGAATTTGGCCTTTCACGCTTCTGGGACTATCTCAACTATAATGATTACTACACGGAGGGTAGGGGTAGACAACTAGAGCATGGTGCTCTTTACGTTTAA
- the LOC113767994 gene encoding uncharacterized protein LOC113767994 isoform X2, whose protein sequence is MSMAVEANMVAALLEKLKVDDPWVQPQPWESIPSESGRRQNPSTSRSQSSHGLYPISNLSESSLVRLVLTALQGLESALIAVDQLSALFCSVSADRTFHRISSLWSRSSSTRSLGNLLKSIGQFGCIVFLLHKFVAYFSHLNADGDSGLQTTPKEVNGENKAQSEFKGSVVNQAFAVAVKKILDGYISALNTVHTSVSLRRNLKNSNGGCLTSVGDTEVTVLEVYLHTKGLRTQIEALGNICQICDTAYSFSLSSFEDLSAKANLEFANFPIGGTLLTFLYTQLKVVDPAQIVLLKFLFLQAFEPYYHFIRSWIYGGRMSDPYKEFAMEYVDYLPGYGWANAGISIEFPLSTVRVRDGVTLPCFLEDFLIPLLRAGQQLQVVMKLLDLCYSLGTYNNAQEEILPFLDEFSNEYPFFASPLTFDKETMGRMALARSSYYQRMLEKVDNVLTRFGFRSQKESPYTIQFFFSKNHGRNPKHAEATLDDNLVPAVMEERDSNLDAGIFQNEASSTADELSCAEDLLESSESSSLNSFDEHNDSEQMPNDNMGFQPSYLSSVSFSFGLSAENSVWKPFKSEISCFSENFSKVGEKTQEACHGMDSYYEGSNMNRNSSTLQFAEQNLLLSAESKIINIEPDECLRAGCMADSLSYLNGGNNSGTWFDMTGSALEVRKSMLGECKASMLNCSNTTLPRIAITEMTKNRHQHGDGNCASSNSLCVQPWTSKYNTSLLSMNPTLMKGSFINNSDMLEERGLKYKDPLSYFDFTSVRDPCQVCQEKLASTSGRECGFGNSIPTETTADAAIITSDYYCKDCINKDKEERMKRSLVYLSSHSVMDRGKDALCADLTGGSDWETILACFGTNTNVTEKGYRTSSSAVFDMPLDYVIEKCLWEEILLQYKYVSRLTLKLLEEGFDLQEHLLALRRYHFMELADWADLFIMSLWHHKWHVMEVDKRILEIQGILELSVQRSSCEGDFNKDRLYVYIKGDCVMPLSASAKGIRSFDFLGLGYRVDWPVSIILTPDALKIYSNIFNFLIQVKLAVFSLSDAWCSLKDIVKLTRLSEPSDRLKPTLQHISALTETRYQVFHFITTLQQYVQSKLSHVSWRKFSDSLKHKGFFSVLVL, encoded by the exons ATGTCAATGGCGGTGGAGGCGAATATGGTGGCGGCATTGTTGGAGAAGCTCAAGGTCGATGATCCATGGGTGCAACCACAACCATGGGAATCAATCCCTTCCGAGAGCGGCCGCCGCCAAAATCCTTCGACTTCTCGTTCTCAGTCCTCCCATGGCCTCTATCCCATTTCCAATCTCTCC GAGTCTAGTTTAGTGAGGTTGGTACTGACTGCTCTGCAGGGGTTAGAATCGGCTTTGATTGCTGTTGACCAACTCTCTGCACTGTTTTGTTCAGTTTCAGCAGATAGAACTTTCCATAGAATCTCAAGTTTGTGGAGTCGGTCTTCGAGCACTCGTTCTTTGGGAAATTTACTAAAATCCATTGGCCAATTTGGCTGCATTGTTTTCCTCCTCCACAAATTTGTTGCatatttttctcatttaaatgcTGATGGAGATTCAGGATTACAAACAACTCCGAAGGAGGTTAATGGAGAGAATAAAGCACAGTCGGAATTTAAAGGCAGTGTTGTCAATCAGGCATTTGCAGTTGCTGTGAAAAAGATCTTAGATGGCTATATCTCTGCCCTGAATACAGTACACACTTCAGTGAGTTTGAGGCGTAATTTGAAGAACTCTAATGGTGGCTGTCTAACAAGTGTTGGTGATACTGAAGTTACAGTATTGGAGGTTTATTTGCATACAAAAGGGCTAAGAACCCAGATAGAAGCCCTTGGAAATATTTGTCAGATATGTGATACAGCTTATAGTTTCTCGCTATCATCTTTTGAAGATTTAAGTGCTAAAGCAAACCTGGAATTTGCCAATTTTCCAATAGGTGGTACTTTGTTGACCTTTCTGTATACACAACTAAAG GTTGTTGATCCAGCTCAGATTGTTCTACTCAAGTTTCTTTTTCTCCAGGCATTTGAACCATACTATCATTTTATTAGGTCATGGATTTATGGAGGCAGAATGAGTGATCCATACAAAGAGTTTGCGATGGAATATGTTGATTATCTACCGGGTTATGGATGGGCTAATGCTGGAATTTCTATAGAATTCCCATTAAGCACTGTCAGG GTCCGGGATGGAGTTACTTTACCATGTTTTCTTGAAGATTTTTTGATTCCACTTCTCAGAGCTGGTCAGCAGCTTCAAGTCGTAATGAAGCTGCTTGACTTGTGTTACAGTCTTGGCACATATAACAATGCTCAAGAGGAGATTCTTCCTTTCTTGGATGAGTTTTCAAATGAATATCCATTTTTTGCTTCCCCATTGACATTTGACAAAGAAACCATGGGAAGAATGGCACTTGCAAGAAGCAGTTACTACCAAAGGATGCTTGAAAAAGTGGACAATGTTCTAACTAGATTTGGATTTAGATCTCAAAAG GAATCTCCCTACACTATTCAGTTCTTTTTTTCGAAAAACCATGGAAGAAATCCAAAGCATGCAGAGGCTACGCTGGATGATAACTTGGTTCCTGCTGTAATGGAAGAGCGAGATTCAAATCT GGATGCCGGCATTTTTCAAAATGAGGCTTCTAGCACTGCAGACGAGTTGTCGTGTGCGGAGGATCTGTTGGAATCATCTGAATCATCATCTCTTAACAGTTTTGACGAGCACAATGATTCTGAACAGATGCCTAATGATAATATGGGATTTCAACCAAGTTATTTATCTTCTGTGAGCTTCAGCTTTGGTTTATCTGCTGAGAATTCAGTATGGAAGCCTTTCAAAAGTGAAATTTCATGCTTCTCAGAGAATTTTTCCAAAGTAGGTGAAAAAACACAGGAAGCTTGTCATGGCATGGATTCCTATTATGAAGGATCCAATATGAACAGAAATTCTTCCACTCTTCAATTTGCAGAGCAGAACTTGTTACTGAGTGCTGAGTCCAAAATTATCAACATTGAACCTGATGAATGCCTGCGAGCTGGCTGCATGGCTGACAGTCTCTCCTATTTGAATGGAGGAAACAATAGTGGTACATGGTTTGATATGACTGGTTCAGCACTGGAAGTGAGAAAGAGCATGCTTGGAGAGTGCAAGGCAAGCATGTTAAATTGTAGCAACACTACACTCCCAAGAATTGCTATCACAGAAATGACCAAAAATAGGCACCAGCATGGAGATGGAAATTGTGCTTCATCAAATTCGTTATGTGTGCAGCCATGGACCTCTAAATACAATACGAGTTTGCTGAGTATGAACCCAACTTTGATGAAAGGCTCTTTCATTAATAACAGTGACATGCTTGAAGAGAGAGGGTTGAAGTATAAAGATCCTTTATCTTACTTTGATTTCACATCTGTGAGAGATCCTTGTCAAGTTTGTCAGGAAAAGTTGGCTTCCACTTCTGGACGTGAGTGCGGATTCGGAAATTCAATACCAACTGAGACTACAGCTGATGCTGCAATCATTACAAGTGATTACTATTGTAAAGACTGCATTAACAAGGACAAAGAGGAAAGGATGAAAAGATCCCTGGTTTATCTCTCATCACATTCAGTGATGGATAGGGGGAAAGATGCCTTATGTGCCGACCTTACTGGTGGAAGTGACTGGGAAACTATACTTGCTTGTTTTGGCACCAACACTAATGTTACTGAAAAAGGTTACAGGACAAGTTCATCGGCTGTCTTTGATATGCCGCTGGATTATGTTATTGAAAAATGCCTCTGGGAGGAGATTTTGCTTCA GTATAAGTATGTAAGCAGGCTAACACTCAAGTTGCTTGAAGAAGGATTTGATTTGCAAGAGCATCTGTTAGCACTGCGGCGATATCACTTTATGGAACTAGCAGACTGGGCAGATTTGTTTATCATGTCTCTGTGGCATCAT AAGTGGCATGTCATGGAAGTTGATAAAAGAATTCTAGAAATCCAGGGGATACTCGAGTTGTCAGTTCAGAGGTCTTCATGTGAAGGAGACTTTAACAAGGACCGTTTATATGTTTATATCAAAGGAGATTGTGTGATGCCACTTTCAGCTTCTGCCAAAG GAATACGGTCATTTGATTTTTTAGGTTTGGGGTACAGAGTGGATTGGCCTGTTAGTATCATTTTGACGCCAGATGCATTGAAGATTTATTCCAACATTTTCAATTTTCTGATACAAGTCAAGCTTGCTGTTTTCTCTTTAAGTGATGCATGGTGCTCATTAAAG GACATAGTAAAGTTGACTAGGCTGAGTGAACCTTCTGATCGGCTTAAGCCTACTCTTCAACATATTTCTGCTTTGACTGAAACCAG ATATCAAGTTTTTCATTTCATAACCACACTGCAGCAATATGTTCAATCAAAATTATCCCATGTATCTTGGCGCAAGTTTTCAGACTCTCTTAAGCACAAG GGCTTTTTTTCCGTCTTGGTACTTTAG